A genomic window from Flavobacterium azooxidireducens includes:
- a CDS encoding NAD(P)/FAD-dependent oxidoreductase — MTTESVDVLVIGAGPSGCVSASYLYNNGVSVKVVEKTKFPRLVVGESLIPRVMDHFDEVGLFPALDAMNFEKKLGARFIRGEEICVFDFSDKYSEGWDWTWQVPRADFDNTLAQEVLKKGIDLEFESEVISVSFEGKNSTTVIKDKEGNLKEIKAKFIIDSSGYGRVLPRLLDLDTPSKLDPHSSIFTHVKDVNRPEGEEGTLISFDILETEVWLWVIPFSNGNTSLGVVGPTTFINSLSDKNNADALKNAIQLSDYYIKRFGNVDFLFEPVKLENYSRSVKKMYGDGFALTGNSSEFLDPVFSSGVAFATESGILAAKLIHKEFKGETVDWETEFTGYMKRGIGVFTTYVKEWYTGNLQTLFFHQPENPDVKRKICAVLAGYVWDDTNPFVKKHDNVIKNMAHMINMEKEA, encoded by the coding sequence ATGACAACAGAATCAGTAGATGTTTTGGTAATTGGAGCTGGACCATCAGGATGTGTTTCGGCATCCTATCTATATAATAATGGTGTTTCGGTGAAAGTTGTTGAAAAAACAAAATTTCCGCGATTGGTTGTTGGTGAAAGTTTGATCCCCAGAGTAATGGATCATTTTGATGAAGTTGGATTATTTCCTGCACTTGATGCTATGAATTTTGAGAAGAAATTAGGTGCTCGTTTTATTCGTGGTGAAGAAATTTGTGTATTTGATTTTAGCGATAAGTATTCGGAAGGTTGGGATTGGACTTGGCAAGTGCCCAGAGCTGATTTTGACAATACTTTAGCTCAAGAAGTCCTTAAAAAAGGGATTGACCTAGAATTTGAAAGCGAAGTGATTTCTGTATCATTTGAAGGAAAGAATTCAACAACAGTTATCAAAGATAAAGAAGGAAATTTAAAAGAAATAAAAGCAAAATTTATTATTGATTCGAGCGGTTATGGAAGGGTTTTACCTCGTTTATTAGACTTGGATACTCCTTCGAAATTAGACCCTCATTCTTCTATTTTTACGCATGTTAAAGATGTGAATCGTCCGGAAGGTGAAGAAGGAACTTTGATTTCGTTTGATATTTTAGAAACGGAAGTTTGGTTGTGGGTTATTCCGTTTTCGAATGGAAACACGAGTCTTGGTGTAGTTGGCCCAACCACTTTTATCAATTCTTTATCGGATAAAAATAATGCCGATGCGTTGAAAAATGCCATTCAATTATCTGACTATTACATTAAACGTTTTGGTAATGTAGATTTCTTGTTTGAACCGGTGAAATTGGAAAATTATTCCCGTTCAGTAAAAAAAATGTACGGTGATGGTTTTGCATTAACCGGCAACAGTTCTGAATTTTTAGATCCTGTTTTTTCATCAGGAGTTGCTTTTGCAACCGAATCCGGGATTTTGGCAGCCAAATTAATACATAAAGAATTTAAAGGTGAAACCGTTGATTGGGAAACTGAATTCACAGGTTATATGAAAAGAGGTATTGGTGTGTTTACCACTTATGTAAAAGAATGGTACACCGGTAATTTACAAACTTTATTCTTCCATCAACCGGAAAACCCAGATGTAAAAAGAAAAATCTGTGCAGTTTTGGCGGGATATGTTTGGGACGATACCAATCCTTTTGTTAAAAAACATGACAATGTAATTAAGAATATGGCACATATGATTAATATGGAGAAGGAAGCTTAA
- a CDS encoding HAL/PAL/TAL family ammonia-lyase, with protein sequence MSVIGEYLDLQQFVSIVFKNDKAEISDKVLERVKESYSFLKEFAQNKVIYGVNTGFGPMAQYRIKKEDQIQLQYNLIRSHSSGTGKPLNPFFVKSAILARLNTLSLGNSGVHPSVIHLMKEFINRDITPLIFEHGGVGASGDLVQLAHLALVLIGEGEVFYKGERMSTQEVFEIENLKPIQVEIREGLALMNGTSVMTGIGVVNVFHAEKLIDWALKSSCAINEIVSAYDDHLSAELNETKLHFGQQEVAKRMRNNLKDSQLIRKREDHLYSGENNEDIFKEKVQEYYSLRCVPQILGPVLDTVKSVASVLEKEINSANDNPIVDVKNKHVYHGGNFHGDYISLEMDKLKLVITKLTMLSERQLNYLLNSKLNEILPPFVNLGTLGFNFGMQGVQFTATSTTAENQMLSNPMYVHSIPNNNDNQDIVSMGTNAAVITGKVIENAFEVLAIEIITIVQAIDALGYDNKVSSVTKKLYDDVRAIVPQFKEDQVMYPYIQKVKEYLMSI encoded by the coding sequence ATGAGTGTCATTGGAGAGTATTTAGACTTGCAACAATTTGTGTCAATCGTTTTTAAAAATGATAAAGCAGAAATAAGTGATAAAGTTTTAGAAAGAGTAAAAGAAAGTTATAGTTTTTTAAAAGAGTTTGCTCAAAACAAAGTGATTTATGGCGTTAATACAGGCTTTGGGCCTATGGCTCAATACCGTATTAAAAAAGAAGATCAAATTCAATTGCAATATAATTTGATTAGAAGTCACTCTTCAGGAACAGGAAAACCATTAAATCCATTCTTTGTAAAATCGGCTATTTTAGCTAGATTAAATACACTTTCATTAGGAAATTCAGGTGTTCATCCGTCGGTTATTCATTTAATGAAAGAATTCATCAACCGAGATATTACACCTTTAATTTTTGAGCATGGCGGAGTAGGTGCAAGCGGAGATTTAGTTCAATTAGCTCATTTAGCATTGGTTTTAATTGGTGAAGGCGAAGTGTTCTATAAAGGCGAAAGAATGTCAACCCAAGAGGTTTTTGAAATTGAAAATCTTAAGCCTATTCAAGTAGAAATTCGTGAAGGTTTAGCCTTAATGAATGGAACTTCGGTTATGACAGGAATTGGTGTTGTTAACGTTTTTCATGCCGAAAAGTTAATCGATTGGGCATTAAAAAGTTCATGTGCTATCAATGAAATTGTTTCCGCATACGATGATCATCTGTCTGCTGAATTAAATGAAACAAAACTTCATTTCGGGCAACAAGAAGTCGCTAAAAGAATGCGAAATAATTTAAAAGACAGTCAACTCATCCGAAAAAGAGAAGATCATCTTTATTCCGGTGAAAATAATGAGGATATTTTTAAAGAAAAAGTACAAGAATATTATTCGTTGCGTTGTGTACCGCAAATTTTAGGACCGGTTTTAGATACAGTAAAATCAGTTGCTTCTGTCTTAGAAAAAGAAATTAATTCGGCCAATGATAATCCGATTGTTGATGTAAAAAACAAACATGTTTATCATGGTGGTAATTTTCATGGCGATTATATTTCACTTGAAATGGACAAGTTAAAACTCGTAATTACAAAATTAACCATGTTGTCTGAAAGACAATTAAATTATCTTTTGAATTCAAAATTAAACGAAATTTTGCCTCCTTTCGTGAATTTAGGTACCTTAGGCTTCAATTTCGGAATGCAGGGAGTTCAATTTACCGCCACATCAACTACAGCAGAAAATCAAATGTTGTCTAATCCAATGTATGTGCACAGTATTCCTAATAACAATGATAATCAGGATATTGTAAGTATGGGAACCAATGCAGCGGTGATTACTGGCAAAGTAATTGAGAATGCTTTTGAAGTGTTAGCCATCGAAATCATAACGATTGTTCAAGCTATTGATGCGTTGGGATATGATAACAAGGTTTCATCTGTCACTAAAAAGTTATATGATGATGTGCGTGCAATCGTACCGCAATTCAAGGAAGATCAAGTAATGTATCCGTACATTCAAAAAGTGAAAGAATATTTAATGTCAATATAA
- the ftsZ gene encoding cell division protein FtsZ, producing MTSNSDFGNISFDLPKNQSNVIKVIGVGGGGSNAINHMFKQGIKGVDFVVCNTDSQALQNSPVPNKIQLGVNLTEGLGAGANPEVGQQSAIESMEDIDKLLDSNTKMIFITAGMGGGTGTGAAPVIAQMAKDKDILTVGIVTIPFQFEGKVRSEQAMSGVERLRKQVDSLIVINNNKLREVYGNLGFKAGFSKADEVLATASRGIAEVITHHYTQNIDLKDAKTVLSNSGTAIMGSAIAEGENRAKDAIVSALDSPLLNDNKITGAKNVLLLIVSGSTEITIDEIGEINDHIQNEAGHNANIIMGVGEDDSLGDSIAVTIIATGFNVEQQKEIVNAEPKKIIHSLEENQTNTIDLSQKIVAPILDVAIEKETPKAATEDKIVFELIDEMEVVEPKMVSELIPTTDLIRNIDVTYEIVSPFSENHLFATTPEVREIIVKEPEFVIVEKEQVALSFDLSIEKKVEAEVEKTVLFELDPIATNEIIVNEPKQVIPMTEVNETGVVRYSLEEYMEVESELVNSKPIVNVVEEPINEEMNITMKKVETPSSFTPSFDEINPTAELTIEETLKMRADERRKKLKEFNYKFHNNSSRLDEMEKVPAYKRMGVDLPTNSPVNNQSRTSLGTDSNNDTQLRSNNSFLHDNVD from the coding sequence ATGACAAGCAACTCAGATTTTGGAAACATTTCATTTGATTTACCTAAAAATCAATCAAATGTAATTAAAGTAATTGGTGTTGGCGGAGGCGGAAGCAACGCCATCAACCACATGTTTAAACAAGGGATTAAAGGAGTAGATTTTGTGGTTTGTAACACCGACTCACAAGCACTTCAAAACAGCCCTGTGCCTAACAAAATTCAGTTGGGTGTAAACCTTACCGAAGGTCTAGGTGCCGGAGCAAACCCGGAAGTAGGCCAACAGTCTGCCATAGAAAGCATGGAAGACATTGATAAATTATTGGATAGTAACACCAAAATGATTTTCATTACCGCAGGAATGGGTGGTGGAACCGGAACCGGTGCAGCTCCAGTAATTGCTCAAATGGCTAAAGATAAAGATATTTTAACGGTAGGAATTGTTACGATTCCGTTTCAATTTGAAGGTAAAGTTCGTTCGGAACAAGCGATGTCCGGAGTAGAACGTTTGCGTAAACAAGTTGATTCATTGATCGTCATCAATAATAATAAATTAAGAGAAGTGTATGGAAATCTTGGTTTCAAAGCCGGATTTTCAAAAGCAGATGAAGTGTTAGCCACTGCTTCTCGCGGAATTGCAGAAGTAATTACGCACCACTACACGCAAAACATCGATTTAAAAGATGCAAAAACCGTGTTGTCAAACAGCGGAACGGCTATCATGGGTTCTGCCATTGCCGAAGGTGAAAACAGAGCCAAAGATGCCATTGTTTCTGCTTTAGATTCACCGTTATTAAATGACAATAAAATTACAGGAGCCAAAAACGTATTGTTGCTTATCGTTTCTGGTTCAACCGAAATTACGATTGACGAAATTGGTGAAATTAATGACCATATTCAAAATGAAGCTGGTCATAACGCCAATATCATTATGGGAGTTGGTGAAGATGATTCGTTAGGAGATTCTATCGCAGTAACTATCATTGCTACGGGTTTTAATGTGGAACAGCAAAAAGAGATCGTGAATGCTGAGCCTAAAAAAATAATTCATTCGTTAGAAGAGAATCAAACCAATACGATCGACTTGAGTCAAAAAATTGTGGCTCCGATTTTAGATGTTGCCATTGAAAAAGAGACACCAAAAGCTGCTACAGAAGATAAAATTGTTTTTGAATTAATTGATGAAATGGAAGTGGTAGAACCTAAAATGGTTTCCGAACTAATTCCAACAACCGATTTAATCAGAAATATAGATGTTACGTATGAAATCGTTTCACCTTTTTCAGAAAACCATTTGTTTGCTACAACACCGGAAGTTCGTGAAATTATCGTAAAAGAACCTGAATTTGTGATTGTTGAAAAAGAACAAGTAGCCTTATCTTTTGACTTGTCAATTGAAAAAAAGGTTGAAGCAGAAGTGGAAAAAACAGTTCTATTTGAATTGGATCCAATTGCGACAAACGAAATTATTGTGAATGAACCAAAACAGGTTATTCCAATGACGGAAGTAAACGAAACCGGCGTAGTGCGTTATTCTTTAGAAGAATACATGGAAGTTGAATCGGAACTGGTGAATTCTAAACCAATCGTAAATGTGGTGGAAGAACCGATTAATGAAGAAATGAATATCACGATGAAAAAAGTGGAAACACCTTCCTCTTTCACCCCTTCATTTGATGAAATCAATCCAACAGCAGAATTAACCATCGAAGAAACGTTGAAAATGCGTGCCGATGAAAGAAGAAAAAAATTAAAAGAATTCAATTATAAGTTTCACAACAATTCTTCTCGTTTAGATGAGATGGAAAAAGTACCGGCTTACAAAAGAATGGGAGTGGATTTGCCAACGAATTCACCTGTAAATAATCAATCCAGAACATCGTTGGGAACCGATAGTAATAATGATACTCAATTGAGATCAAACAATTCTTTTCTGCACGATAATGTGGATTAA
- the ftsA gene encoding cell division protein FtsA: protein MKNENIAVGLDIGTTKIVAMIGRKNEYGKLEILGVGKSKSLGVHRGVVNNITQTIQSIQTAIAEAEENSGYMIKDVVVGIAGQHIRSIQHSDYISRSNPEEVICDKDIEQLINQVHKLAMLPGEEIIHVLPQEFKIDGQAEIKEPIGMYGGRLESSFHVVVGHAASIRNVGRCIQSAGIELSGLTLEPLASSDAVLSQEEKEAGVALIDIGGGTTDLAIFKDGIIRHTAVIPFGGNVITDDIKEGCSIIEKQAELLKVKFGSAWPGENKDNEIVSIPGLRGREPKEISLKNLSKIINARVVEIIEQVFDEIKTYGCDDPKKKLIAGIVLTGGGSQLKHIKQLVEYITGMDTRIGYPNEHLAGNSDEEMSSPLYATAVGLMMNSINNNTKSAILMSEMEQSLPKEVNVEEPKIESVAETPKAAEPKNESTENKIKRSFFDKYVEKIKEFLDNAE from the coding sequence ATGAAAAATGAAAACATCGCAGTAGGTTTAGACATCGGTACCACAAAAATTGTGGCCATGATTGGTCGTAAAAACGAGTATGGCAAACTCGAAATCTTAGGTGTGGGAAAATCCAAAAGTTTGGGTGTTCACAGAGGAGTGGTTAACAATATTACGCAAACTATTCAGTCTATTCAAACGGCTATTGCAGAAGCAGAAGAAAATTCGGGCTACATGATCAAAGACGTTGTGGTGGGAATTGCGGGTCAACATATCCGTAGCATTCAACACAGCGATTATATCAGTCGTAGCAATCCGGAAGAAGTAATTTGCGACAAAGACATTGAGCAATTGATTAATCAAGTGCACAAATTGGCTATGTTGCCTGGTGAAGAAATTATTCACGTATTGCCACAAGAATTCAAAATCGACGGTCAAGCAGAAATCAAAGAACCTATCGGAATGTATGGCGGAAGGTTAGAAAGTAGTTTTCATGTAGTGGTTGGTCATGCCGCTTCCATCCGAAACGTGGGTCGATGCATTCAAAGTGCCGGAATTGAATTGTCTGGTTTAACACTAGAACCACTTGCTTCTTCTGATGCGGTTTTAAGTCAAGAAGAAAAAGAAGCCGGAGTAGCTTTGATTGATATTGGTGGTGGAACTACCGATTTAGCTATTTTTAAAGATGGAATAATCCGTCACACAGCTGTAATTCCTTTCGGAGGAAATGTGATTACCGATGATATCAAAGAAGGATGTTCAATCATCGAAAAACAAGCCGAATTGCTAAAGGTAAAATTCGGATCAGCTTGGCCTGGAGAAAATAAAGACAACGAAATTGTTTCTATTCCGGGATTAAGAGGTCGTGAACCAAAAGAAATTTCACTAAAAAATCTTTCAAAAATAATTAATGCTCGTGTAGTTGAAATTATTGAACAAGTTTTTGATGAAATTAAAACCTATGGATGTGATGATCCTAAAAAGAAATTAATTGCCGGAATTGTTTTAACCGGAGGAGGTTCGCAATTAAAACACATTAAACAATTGGTAGAATATATCACCGGAATGGACACCAGAATTGGCTATCCAAACGAACATTTAGCCGGAAATTCTGACGAAGAAATGTCAAGTCCGTTATATGCTACTGCGGTGGGATTAATGATGAATAGTATCAACAATAACACCAAAAGTGCCATTTTGATGTCAGAAATGGAGCAATCACTTCCAAAAGAAGTAAATGTTGAAGAACCAAAAATTGAGTCTGTTGCCGAAACCCCAAAAGCAGCAGAACCAAAAAATGAAAGTACAGAGAATAAAATCAAACGTTCTTTCTTTGATAAGTATGTAGAAAAGATTAAAGAATTTTTAGATAATGCGGAATAG
- a CDS encoding GatB/YqeY domain-containing protein, protein MSLQSQINEEIKNAMRAKDTIALESLRAVKSAILLALTEGGAKDELSQEDEIKLLQRLVKQRKDSAAIYVEQGRPDLADPEVQQAAIIEKFLPKQLSESEVEAVVSQIIAENAFSGMASMGQLMGIASKQLAGSADGKTISTIVKKLLA, encoded by the coding sequence ATGAGTTTGCAAAGCCAAATCAATGAAGAAATTAAAAATGCTATGCGTGCCAAAGATACAATTGCGTTAGAATCATTACGTGCCGTTAAATCAGCTATTTTGTTAGCATTAACAGAAGGCGGAGCAAAAGATGAATTGTCTCAGGAAGATGAAATTAAACTTTTGCAACGATTGGTTAAACAACGCAAAGACAGTGCAGCAATTTATGTAGAGCAAGGCAGACCAGATTTGGCAGACCCAGAAGTTCAACAAGCAGCAATTATCGAAAAGTTTTTACCTAAACAATTAAGTGAGTCAGAGGTGGAAGCAGTTGTATCTCAAATCATTGCAGAAAACGCATTTTCAGGAATGGCTTCAATGGGTCAGTTAATGGGGATAGCCTCTAAACAATTGGCCGGAAGTGCAGACGGAAAAACAATTTCAACAATTGTAAAAAAGCTTTTAGCATAA